ACAAACTTCAAGCTCCGGAAAGTAATCAACTCGCCAAGACTTGATACCTTGATAAATTTCATCAACGGCATTTTTTACTGCTTCGGTCATTGGGTAATAAAAACCGACTAAATCAGGTTGGATACCTAGAAAAGTGATATCAGGAATATCATCTTTTAATTGATCAATAAGAAAATTCAGCGGCATATTATGGGTGCTCATAATAAACATTTCCGCTATATAATCAGGATCTATCACCCTGATCTCACCCGGATTTAAACCAATATCAGCAGCATCAACAATGACAACACATTGCGGTTGTAGCTCTCTTACTTGGTAAGAAACATTCTCAGGCGCACTTCCTCCATTGATAACAATCCATCCATCAATGGGGTTTGCTTCCATTAACTCGGCAAGCAGAGGGCCTGCACCATCATCTCCCATCATGCTATTGCCTACCGTTAATACCACTTTAGGTGCTGTCATTGCTTCACTCATGGTTTTCTCTTCACTATCAAATAAATCGCCGGTTCTGCGTGGATCTCACCCAGTAATTTAATCAGCGTTTGACTCCACTCACTAAAAATAGGATCGTCACTTTTTGTGATAGGATCAAATGCTAACGCTAATAAGTGAGTATGCTCAGAGTTAATATTGATTTCACCAAATGTCAG
This portion of the Proteus vulgaris genome encodes:
- the hycI gene encoding hydrogenase maturation peptidase HycI, whose product is MSEAMTAPKVVLTVGNSMMGDDGAGPLLAELMEANPIDGWIVINGGSAPENVSYQVRELQPQCVVIVDAADIGLNPGEIRVIDPDYIAEMFIMSTHNMPLNFLIDQLKDDIPDITFLGIQPDLVGFYYPMTEAVKNAVDEIYQGIKSWRVDYFPELEVCDEEDIEE